A region of Panicum virgatum strain AP13 chromosome 8N, P.virgatum_v5, whole genome shotgun sequence DNA encodes the following proteins:
- the LOC120684713 gene encoding protein-tyrosine-phosphatase PTP1-like, translating to MAWRAPAPDQVALVRAAAAAQAQSEAGALHAFRAALHGPTMVTRLGGAECGKTRRRSATATPTTPPAASPASSPSPPTIRASKRRRRGAAATGNSPLRGGWGSGPRRSPSRPSLTPPPPAAGFDPLDPAADPPARALTRDQVRHCKKALKALEKKLETPAALSKEFYSLPDLRTELQSTQKFTVARRPENRARNRYTDVLPFDETRVRLKSSTGNDYINASLVEIDGRDQTKFISTQGPLTNTFEDFWQMVYDNRCPVIVMVTKFDSLKCDEYLPLSKSHYIFGKFTIEITKIREDGQLVLRGVKVQRDESEVVHSLHIEYSEWPDHGVPNSTTDVRRILKRLYHVPRQQPIVAHCSAGIGRTGAYITIHNTVERILLGELAAVDLVETVKRFRSQRPGMVQTVDQYKFCYQAIADELKDLILKSKH from the exons ATGGCATGGCGAGCGCCCGCTCCTGACCAGGTGGCGCTCgtccgggccgcggcggcggcgcaggctcaGTCGGAGGCCGGCGCGTTGCATGCGTTTCGCGCGGCGCTGCACGGCCCTACGATGGTGACGCGGCTCGGTGGGGCCGAGTGTGGAA aaacccgccgccgctccgccacggcGACCCCGACGACCCCCCCGGCCGCGTCCCCCGCCAGCTCCCCCTCACCCCCGACGATCCGCGCctccaagcgccgccgccgcggggccgccGCCACGGGGAACTCGCCGCTGCGGGGCGGCTGGGGCTCCggcccccgccgctcgccgtcccgGCCGtccctcacgccgccgccgcccgcggcgggGTTCGACCCGCTCGACCCCGCCGCGGACCCGCCCGCCAGGGCGCTCACGCGGGACCAGGTCAGGCACTGCAAGAAGGCGCTCAAGGCGCTCGAGAAGAAGCTTGAGACACCCGCCGCGCTCTCCAAGGAGTTCTACAGCCTCCCG GATCTAAGAACTGAGCTTCAGTCGACACAAAAGTTTACTGTTGCTCGGAGACCTGAAAATAGGGCAAGAAATCGCTATACTGATGTTTTGCCAT TTGATGAAACCAGGGTGCGATTAAAGTCTTCAACAGGCAATGATTACATCAATGCCAGCCTTGTAGAG ATTGATGGAAGAGATCAAACAAAGTTCATTTCTACTCAAGGACCACTGACCAATACATTTGAAGATTTTTGGCAGATGGTATATGATAATCGTTGTCCTGTGATTGTTATGGTCACCAAATTTGACAGTCTTAAG TGCGATGAGTATCTCCCATTGAGCAAGAGCCATTATATTTTTGGAAAATTTACCATTGAGATCACGAAGATCAGAGAAGATGGTCAATTAGTGTTGCGTGGTGTGAAGGTGCAACGTGATGAG TCAGAAGTAGTGCACTCACTCCATATTGAGTATTCTGAGTGGCCTGACCATGGGGTGCCAAACAGCACTACTGATGTACGAAGAATTCTAAAAAGATTGTATCACGTTCCAAGACAGCAGCCAATAGTTGCACATTGCAG TGCAGGCATTGGAAGAACGGGTGCTTATATCACCATCCATAATACAGTAGAGAGGATTTTACTTGGAGAACTTGCTGCTgttgatcttgttgaaactgTCAAAAGATTTAGATCACAGCGCCCTGGAATGGTCCAAACAGTG GATCAATATAAGTTTTGCTATCAGGCAATTGCAGATGAACTGAAAGATCTAATATTGAAATCAAAACACTGA
- the LOC120686038 gene encoding LOW QUALITY PROTEIN: protein PSK SIMULATOR 1-like (The sequence of the model RefSeq protein was modified relative to this genomic sequence to represent the inferred CDS: deleted 1 base in 1 codon; substituted 1 base at 1 genomic stop codon) — MLPILHLFHHRRGNETSRRALSLKTTDFDTIESMLQDPCAEPLCLPIDFLKAITRDFSSDQELGRGGHGVVYKGVLRNGKAIAVKKLSEMQLEDTQFHNEVTYLIGLKHQNIVQLVGYCAESRWEATQVSGKYVMAEIRKRLLCFEYVNNKSLDKYLSAESCGLEWHWRYDIIRGICSGLHYLHTECHIIHLDLKPENILLDDNMVPKITDFGMSRLFGQQQSRFITESRGGTLGYMAPEYLTNGLISTKSDIFSFGVIIIELMTGSRDYPQSGAFGQFIENVAANWRNRLEKIHMYIPLEIYSQQVNKCIMIGLKCVDPDPKKRPSALDIIQMLDAIECTNRPTSELQMSMLSNICAATSSNPQMFGRAFTSKTANIISTLTVSGKGRRTTILAFEIANTVVKGSCLMKTLQTEHPACERGGAXVQGVRLLISEDYRQLLPLVEADIREDLSQFCKELARFGNHCSDPRWHNLERNRPQSEVTTRHKLQEAANRSMQILMTVAHFTTELCSELLALNKLYVTLEDPTMSKSIRSQVKNQRNVVKKLKRKSFWSKLMEEVLEKLEDIWQFMLLEVNTDFLNCGDQSVMPMSNLHQTLGPTGLALHYANVILQINTLYCHALASPAEVPGEARDALYQALPRSIRSKLRGRWPKEKTMLAEVRAEMDRTLRWLVPVAESTKQYYKNGAFGEWAMRGIEDVDLEDVLPFGADQRQIIVSPMLMHENGKVNKIETLYYANKERTEGYILDLVRALHCLVC, encoded by the exons ATGCTCCCTATTTTGCA CTTGTTTCACCACAGAAGGGGCAATGAAACTAGTAGGCGTGCTTTGTCGCTGAAGACTACGGACTTTGATACGATAGAGAGCATGCTACAAGATCCATGTGCAGAGCCATTGTGTCTGCCAATAGACTTTTTGAAAGCCATCACGCGTGATTTCTCTAGCGACCAAGAATTGGGAAGAGGTGGGCACGGTGTGGTTTACAAG GGTGTTCTTCGAAATGGGAAGGCGATtgctgtgaagaagctttcTGAAATGCAGCTAGAAGATACTCAGTTCCACAATGAAGTCACTTACCTTATCGGATTGAAACACCAAAATATAGTTCAACTTGTGGGCTATTGTGCTGAATCACGATGGGAAGCCACCCAAGTAAGCGGGAAATATGTTATGGCTGAAATACGAAAAAGGCTACTCTGCTTTGAGTATGTAAATAACAAGAGCCTCGATAAGTACCTTTCTG CTGAATCTTGTGGACTTGAATGGCACTGGAGGTATGACATAATTAGGGGAATTTGCTCTGGTTTGCACTATCTTCACACGGAATGCCATATTATTCATTTGGATCTTAAACCTGAGAATATATTACTGGATGACAATATGGTGCCAAAAATTACGGATTTTGGCATGTCTAGACTCTTTGGCCAACAACAGTCGCGATTTATCACTGAAAGTCGCGGGGGGACACT TGGATACATGGCACCAGAATACTTAACGAATGGGCTGATATCAACAAAGTCAGATATATTCAGTTTCGGAGTTATAATCATAGAACTAATGACGGGATCCAGGGACTATCCCCAGAGTGGTGCTTTCGGTCAGTTCATCGAAAAT GTGGCTGCAAATTGGAGGAATAGGTTGGAAAAGATACATATGTACATACCTTTGGAAATATACAGTCAACAAGTAAACAAATGCATCATGATAGGACTAAAATGTGTTGACCCTGATCCAAAGAAAAGGCCTTCTGCATTGGATATAATCCAAATGCTTGATGCAATAGAATGTACAAATAGGCCGACATCG GAGTTACAAATGAGCATGTTATCCAACATATGCGCTGCAACCTCCAGCAATCCACAGATGTTTGGTAGAGCATTCACCTCAAAAACTGCAAACATCATTAGTACGCTCACCGTCTCTGGCAAAGGAAGACGGACAACAATTCTGGCCTTTGAGATTGCCAATACAGTTGTGAAGGGTTCCTGCCTAATGAAAACTCTCCAAACAGAACATCCAGCATGTGAAAGAGGGGGTGCTTAGGTCC AAGGTGTCCGCCTTTTGATATCAGAGGATTACCGTCAGTTGCTACCTCTTGTTGAAGCTGACATAAG AGAAGACTTGAGTCAATTTTGCAAAGAGTTAGCTCGCTTTGGAAATCACTGTAGCGATCCCAGATGGCACAATTTGGAAAG AAATAGACCACAGTCTGAAGTGACAACTCGGCACAAATTGCAGGAAGCAGCAAATCGCAGTATGCAAATTTTGATGACGGTTGCACATTTCACCACG GAACTGTGTTCAGAATTGCTTGCATTGAACAAGCTTTATGTTACTTTGGAGGATCCAACCATGAGCA AATCCATACGAAGTCAAGTAAAGAACCAAAGAAATGTTGTGAAGAAGTTGAAAAGGAAATCATTTTGGTCCAAGTTGATGGAAGAA GTTCTAGAAAAACTTGAAGACATATGGCAGTTCATGCTTTTGGAGGTCAATACTGATTTCTTGAACTGTGGAGATCAATCTGTAATGCCAATGAGCAACCTTCATCAAACATTAGGGCCAACTGGACTCGCACTACACTATGCCAATGTCATTTTGCAGATAAATACTTTG TATTGTCATGCATTGGCCTCACCAGCAGAGGTACCTGGTGAAGCTAGGGATGCACTGTACCAGGCACTGCCTCGTTCCATCAGATCGAAGTTGCGAGGGCGTTGGCCCAAAGAAAAA ACAATGCTAGCAGAGGTCAGAGCTGAAATGGACAGAACACTTCGATGGCTTGTGCCGGTTGCAGAATCCACGAA ACAGTATTACAAAAACGGAGCATTCGGAGAATGGGCAATGAGAGG GATTGAGGATGTGGATTTGGAGGACGTGCTTCCGTTTGGAGCAGATCAGCGTCAGATCATCGTCAGTCCCATGCTGATGCATGAAAACGGCAAAGTAAACAAGATAGAGACGCTGTACTATGCCAACAAGGAGAGGACAGAAGGTTACATACTGGACCTAGTTCGTGCTCTTCATTGTCTTGTTTGCTAG